The DNA window CATCCTTGCGAAAGAAGACTTCAACAATGATAAGAAGGATGCGGGCGAGCTCGGCTCGGGGCACACCGTCACGGCGCTCTATGAGATCATTCCCGCCGGTGAGAAGTCCGATGAACTGCACAGTGTCGATTCGCTTCGCTATCAGCACACAACGGTACCGATTGCGTCAACAAAAAGCGATGAATTGATGATGGTAAAATTCCGATATAAACGACCGGACGATTCGACAAGCAGACTCATCGAACATCCGCTCGTTGACACTCCGGCAGCAACAAATTCGAGTAACAGCACGCCGACGGCGCCCCGGAATTTACACTGGGCAACGACTGTCGCAGAATTCGGTATGATCCTGCGCGACTCCAAGTTCAAAGGCAACTCGCGCATCGCAGATGTGCTCGTCGATGCTCGCGCAGCAAAAGGAGCAGACGCAGAAGGCTACCGCGCCGAGTTTATCAAACTCGTCGAGATGTGCCAACTTCTCGATAAAGCTTCGAACTAAGGGCAATATCACAATCACGATCGGTGAAGCATGCATAGCATTGCTTCACCGATCGTTTATAGATAGGTCTCCATTACATAACTTGCGGTGCTTCGAGCCAATTGTCGAGGCAGAAGCGCTCGTGGGCAATAGAGCACATTACTTTGTTGGTGCCGCTCCTCGCTTCTGGCCCATGATCGTATAGCCGAAGAGCGGGGCCAATACACAGAAATTAACGACGCCGGCAAGGACGGGAATAATCCCGATCACGCCGACGATCGTGCCAGCTGTTCCCATGAAGCCGATATACATCAGGTATGCACCGAGCGCGATGCGAACGAGTCGCCCGATCGGGCTACGCATGAACGTGACGAAGCCACCCATAGTCGTAGTTGGTTTATGTTAAGACTACCGATCCCCTCTGCAAGATGCGTGCCGTTATGATTTTGGAATATTGTCTGTGCGGACTGCGCAATGCCAAATCTTTTAACTACCGTAAAGCTGTCAGTTAGCCCCGAACACCCTAAAACCAGCCATTGATGCCGCCTCGTAAGAATCTTACGGTAGCGAACCTTGAGGGCACAAAAATTGCTTATTTTAACGGTACGATAATGTCTTTAGAATTTCTCTCTGAACGACTATGAGTACAGCTATTCGCAACATCGCGCTTGTCGGCCATGCCACAAGCGGAAAAACAACACTGGCAGAAGGCTTACTATTTGCCGCGGGGGCGACAAGCCGCCGCGGCAAAATATCCGATGGTTCGACCGTGAGCGACTATCATCCCGATGAGATCGCTCGACAACATTCCATCAATACCTGTCTGCTCTCCTTCGCTACCGACTCCACAAAGATCAATCTGCTCGATACGCCCGGTTATGCCGATTTCACCGGTGAGGTGCGCTCGGCCCTGCACGTGGCGGATACCGCACTGATCAATGTGAATGCCGTCGGTGGCGTCGAGATCGGAACGGACCTGGCGTGGGACTTCTGTACCCATGACGAAAACTCCGTCATCTTCGTCGTGAACAAACTCGATTCTCCCGAAGCACATTGGGACGATATCGTCGAGGAAATGAAGCACCACTTCGGCCATGAGGTCGTGGTCGCACAATTCCCGTATAAGACCGGTGCGAGCTTCCATCAGATCATCGATCTCTTGAAGATGAAAATGCTCACCTTCAAGACCGATGGCTCCGGTAATTATACCGAAGAGGATATCCCGGCAGACGTCCGCGAAAAGGCGGAACAGCTTCATAAGGAGTTGGTCGAGATCGTCGCAGAGTCCGACGATACGTTGATGGACGAGTTCTTTGCCAACGACGGCGTACTGACGGAGGAGCATTTCTCGGGCGGCATCCACGAATCGCTGGCGCACCGAAAGCTCTTCCCGATCCTCTGTGCAGCATCGGAGCCGAACATCGGTGTGAAGCGCGTGCTCGAGTTTATTGTCACGAATGCACCGGCACCGGAAGATCATATTGCCGACGTCCGCGGCGTAAACCCAGAGACGAAGCAGGAGGTCAGCCTCAACACCGCACCGAAGGATGCAACAACTGCATTTATCTTCAAGACTGTCAGTGAAGCCCATCTCGGCGATCTGTCGTTCTTCCGTGTCTATCATGGCACGCTGCACCATGGGCAGGATCTCGTGAACGAATCGAACGGCAAACCCGAGCGCGTGATGCAAATCTTCTCGATGTGCGGCAAGAACCGCAAGGAGGTGCAGGAAGTCGGCATTGGCGATATCGCGGCTGCCGTGAAACTCAAAGACACGCATACGAACAATACACTGTCGTCGAAGAGCTTCCCGGTTGTTCTTACGCCTATCACCTTTCCCGAACCCGTCATCACCAACGCCGTTCGGGCGAAGAATAAAGGCGATGAAGAAAAGATCGCGATCGGTGTGCATGCACTCCACGAAGAGGATCCGAGCTTCCTTGTCCGGCAGGATCCGGAACTGGGCCAAACGCTCATCGAAGGTCAGGGCGAACTACATCTCGATATAGCGATCAAGCGTCTGAAAGAGCGGTATAAGATCGATGTCGACGTTGTCGAACCGAAGATCCCGTTCCGCGAAACGATCCGCGGCAATGCCGATACCCGCTATCGCCACCGGAAGCAGTCGGGTGGCGCCGGTCAGTTCGGAGAAGTAGCGATCAAGCTTGCCCCACGCACTCGCGGCGACGGATACGAATTCGAAGATGCCATCGTCGGTGGCGTGATCTCGAACCGATTCATCCCCGCCGTTGACAAAGGCATTCATGAAATGCTCTCTCGTGGGCCGCTGGCTGGGTGTCCGGTTATCGATGTAAAAGTAACCCTCTACGACGGCAAAGAGCATCCGGTGGATTCGAACGAAAACGCGTTCAAGACGGCAGGACGTATCGCCTTCAAGGAAGCATTCCTGCAAGCGAAGCCGGTCTTGCTTGAGCCGGTGTACGACATCGAGATCACCGTGCCGGAGGAGCACATGGGCGACGTCCTCGGCGACATTTCTTCTCGTCGAGGCAAAGTGCAGGGCATGGACGTGCGCGGAACGTTCGAAGTGATCCGAGCACAGATTCCGCTCGCCGAGCTGCATCATTATGCCACGCGGCTTCGCTCGCTCACGCAGGGCAAAGGATCGCATCGACAGAAGTTCAGCCACTACGAAGAAGCACCTCGCGACTTCGCCGATAAAGTGATTACGGCATACGCAGCACACCGCAGCGGCGAAGAAGAATAAGCAGATCGAATTGAGAGTACGCGTCAACAGAGCGGCCACACGGCCGCTCTGTTGATTCATGCGACACCCGAACGCAGCATGTGGTGTTTGCACCCCTAATGAATATTACGGTTATCGGATCGGGCGGTTGGGGGACAGCACTTGCCATCTGCGCAGCAGAACGTGGGCATCGCGTCACACTCTGGTCGCGCAGAAGCGAACAGGCGCATGCACTCGCTGCGACGCGAACGAATGATGCATATCTCCCCGGCATTACGATCCCACTGCAGATCGAGATCACAAGCGATCCGACCGTTCTTTCCGATGCTGAGTTATACATCCTCGCCGTTCCGTCTCAGTCAATGCGCGAAGTGGCAACGACCCTTCGCCCGCATTTGAATGCGAATGCAATCTTCGTCAGTGCATCGAAAGGCATCGAACGTCATACGCTTCGCAGAATGACGGAAGTACTCGCGGATACTCTTGCCCTAAACCCATCACAGCTTGTATGCCTCAGCGGCCCAAGTCACGCCGAAGAGGTTGCGAGGAAGATCCCGACCGTGCTTGTGGCGGCATCCTACTCGCACGATACGGCGCGTCTTGTGCAGGATGCGCTCGTCCTTCCCTATCTGCGTGTGTATTCGTCGAACGATGTAGTCGGTGTCGAACTCGCCGGTGCGTTGAAGAATGTGATCGCCATTTGCGCCGGCATTCTCGATGGCGAAGGCTATGGTGATAACACGGTTGCTGCACTCGTCACCCGCGGTCTTGCCGAAATGCGTCGTCTCGGGATTGCACTTGGCGCTGAAGAGCCGACATTCAGCGGGATCGCAGGTCTTGGCGATCTCGTGGTGACGTGTCTCTCGAAGCACTCTCGTAACCGACGCGTCGGCATCGCGCTCGGCCGTGGGAAGACGCTCACGGAAATACTCGATTCGATGACAATGGTCGCCGAAGGGGTCTGGACGACGGAGTCAGCTCAGGAACTTGCGTCAAAACATAACATCGAGATGCCCATCGTCGAAGAAACCTACAAGATCCTCTTCGAGAACAAAGACCACCGCCAGGCAACGGAAGAACTCATGCGCCGTCAAACGAAGGACGAGCGCTGGTAAGCTCATGCGGTGAACTCCGCCAAAAGAAAAACGCATACTGCAACAGGGATGAAGCCCACTGCTACAGTATGCGTTTGTACGTCCTCAACAATCGTTACTTCTTCTCCGGGTAGAGAACGATCTTTGCGAAGTTCTTCTGCGAACAATAGGTCTTTGCCGCAGCGAAAATATCGTCGCCGGTAATTTCTTTGATAAAGTTTGCACGATCGAGGATCATGTGCGGATCTTCATGATCGGTATATGCCTGTCGAAGTGCCGAAAGCCAGAAATCGTTTTTCTTCAGGTTCACTTCGTATTCCTTCTGAGCCATGGCTTTTACCTTCGCAACGTAGGTCGGCTCCGGCGCTTTCATCGTCATCGTATCGAGCTTCTGCTTTACCGCACCGATGAGTTCATTCACGCGATCGGGGGCGCAACTAAAGAAAATGCTCATCTGGTACTGCTCGATCGGATAATGTTGCGGCTGCGGTTGTACGCTGACGAAATACACGCCGCTCATATCCTCGCGCAATGTTTCGCGAAGCTTGATCTCGAGTACCTGAGCCATCTCCGAAAAGACAAATCGGTTGCGCGGATTGTACTGGAACGGCCCGGAGAGTGTAAGGTATACAAAGCTCTTGGGCTCCGTGCCTTTATACACGGTTTCATCGACAGCACCCTTTGGCGAGCGGATGCCGAGGTCGCGCCATGCAGGTGTGCGTGGCGAGGACGGCAAACTGGCAACATACTGTTCAATATAGCCCTTCAACTTCGTCGTATCGACAGTACCGACCACAAAGAACGTCCAGCCATCGAAGTTGGAGTACTGTTCTTTATAAAACGTCAGTGCCTTATCAAGCGAAACCTTCGAGAGGCGTTCCTCGCTCATCGGAACGGTGCGCGGGTGATGCTGTGTCAGTACGACCCCAACCGAATCGAAGAACGTTGCCTCCGGCGACGCTCCCTGAGTCTTCAAGTATGCACCGTACTTATTGATCGTCGCCTTACACGCATCTTCGTCGCGGCGCGGGGACGTAGCGTATAGATAGAGCAATTGGAACATCGTCTCCAGGTCGGCGGGAGCAGCGCTGCCACGGAACCCGTCGGAGAGCGAGCTGATCGACGGCGAAAGCGAGACGACCTTTCCGGCAAGCATTTTTTCAAGCGTGCTCGCATCGAAATTTCCCACACCCGACTCGTCCACAATATTATCGGCCATTTCTGCCGACACTGCATCTGTATCGGATGCTAATGACGTACCGCCCGGCACTTGGGCCGAGAACAGGACTTGATCGTTCTTGAAATCGGTCGGCTTGACCACCACCTGCGATCCGTTCGAAAGCTTCCAGATCGTTACACCGAGATCGGGTATCGACTTGCTGCTGACAATCCTGCCGCGCGTCGGCAGCTTCGCCATCAGGGGTTCGTTCGAAACTTTGTCCTCGTATGCAGCGAGCTGTTCATGCTGCACTTCGGTATAGATTGTGCGAAGCTCACTTTCAGTCGGGATCGCAACACCGGCTTTCCGCAACGAACTCTGCAACATCACCGGACCGGCATTTGCGATCAACGGCTTTGTTAGTTCGTTGACCTCTGCGATTGTCATTCCCGGGACGTATTTCTTTGCAAGCTCATTCTCATACACGATGCCGGGGAACGGCTCTTGGTGGAGGAAGTGGCGAACATATTCGTCGGCAAACTTCTCTGATTCGGTTTTATCGCGCTCCTGAAATAGTTTGTCGTATGAACGCAACAATTCTTTTTTCTCGCGCTCGAGTTCGCTGGCCGTAAAGCCATGCTCCTTCACGCGGACAAGCTCTTCGAGCATCGTCTTGATGCATTGGGAGACCATCCCTGGTTTCTCGATGCAAAATAACGAGAAGTTGGTGATCCCGCCAAGGTCGCCCCCATCGTTTGCAGCGGCATAGATAAACGGTGCATCCGGCTTTCTGCCCATCTCCTGCAGACGCTTGTTGAGCATGCTGACAAAGAGTCCGCGCACAAGCTGTGCCCGGTATTCACCGACCGTACGCTCAGGCTGATCCGGTCGCTGAAAACTCATCTGGAACATATTGAACTGCAGCTCGGAATCGCTGGCGACCGCGATACGAAGCGAGTCGTGCATCGGCACCGTGAACTTCGTGCGTTCGCGTTCGCCCGGCGGATTTTGCAGCGAGCCGAACTTCGACTTGATCTGGTTCTCCATCCAGTTCACGTCGAAATCGCCGACGGCGATGACAGCCATCAGGTCCGGACGATACCAGGTATGATAGAAACGAAGGAGTGCCGACTGCGGGGTATGCAGAATGATATCTTCTTTCCCGATCGGCAGGCGAACGGCATACTGCGAACCGGCGTATTCAACCGGCCATTGTGTCCGTTGTACTCGCTCGAATGCACCACGACCCAGCCGCCACTCTTCATGCACAACACCGCGCTCTTTGTCAATTTCGACGCTGTCGAGTGTTGCGTGACCTGCCCAATCCTGCAATACCTGCATACCCTTTTCAGCAGTCGAGAGGGTATCGGTCGGTAGTTCGAGCATGTACACGGTCTCGTCGAACGACGTATACGCATTCACGTGCGCACCAAAACGCATGCCGATCGACTCCATGTAATTGACGAGATCCTGTTTCGGGAAGTGATCCGTCCCGTTGAACTCCATGTGCTCGCACATGTGAGCAAGCCCCTGTTGGTCTTCGTCCTCCAACACGGAGCCGGCGTGAACAGCAAGCCGAACCTCCATTCGATGTTCGGGCTTGATATTCTTTCGAATATAGTAGCGCAATCCGTTGGGCAGCGTGCCAGTTCGAACGGTGGGATCTTGCGGCAAGGCATCCGACAGATTCATCTGTTGGGCGGACGCCGATACAGCGAACAAGAGGGAGAGTACGAGAAGATAGTATTTACGTACCATAAATGATGAAGGATGATGGATGTAATTCGATGATGGCTAACGCAAAATCTGAGATTTCGTTACACGCCGGTTCTGGGCTTCCCCTTGTAACTTTCCGCACGATTTCAGAATTGTATGAGGACACAACTATTCGATCACGCTATGAAACAGGCGCTTTTTATCGTCATTTCAATCTGTTCGCTGATAGCCCCGGCCATGGCAGCGACGTTCCACGTCGGCCCAACCCAGCCCCATACGGCTCCGAGTACGGTCATGGGGCTCGTTCAGGATGGCGATACGGTTCTCATCGACGCCGGACTCTATAGCGGTGATGTCGGCATTTGGACCAAGAGCAATCTCGTCATCAAGGGAGTCGGAGGTTACGCGCATCTCGATGCCGCGGGGAAAAATGCTGGGGGAAAAGCGATCTGGGTCATTCAAGGCAGTAACACGTACATCGAGAATATTGAATTCGCCGGTGCTGCCGTACCTGACCTCAACGGCGCCGGAATCCGACAAGAAGGGGCTGGGCTCGAACTTCGGCATTGCTACTTCCATGATAACGAAGACGGGGTACTCGCAGGCGATAATGCGAACAGCGACATTCTCTTCGAGGCCTGCGAATTCGATCATAACGGGCACGGCGACGGCTATTCGCACAATATGTACATCAACCATGTCCGCAGTTTCACTCTTCGATTCTGCTACATCCACCGGGCCAATGTCGGCCATGAAGTCAAGAGCCGGGCATATCGTACCTATATCCTCTATAACCGTATCACCGACGAAGCGGACGGCACGGCCAGCTATTGTATTGATCTGCCGAACGGTGGGGAGGCGTATATCATCGGCAACAGCATCCAGAAAGGACCGATGGCACAGAACCGCCAGATCATACGCTTCGGCGAAGAGGGGCAAACCAATCCGACGCAAGAGATCTACATCGTGAACAATACGATGGTCTCTGAGTTGCCGAAGTGCACATTCGTCGCGCTTGCCGCTGCGACTTCGCTGTCAAAGCTGTACAACAACCTGTTCGCCGGACCGGGTACGATGTACGACATGAACATCTCGGGTACGATCGACTCGTCCGAGAATGTGTATGCAAATGCCGATCCATTATATGATTATGGTTGGTATTTCATCGGAGATTCAGCTCATTATGACTACCACGTCGGAGGCGAGGATTTGGTCATTCCCGGATCAAACCCCGGAACCGCGCATGGGATAGATCTGAGCCCGTCTCAGCAATACGTCCACCCAACCGACAGTTCCGCACGCGGCGACAACGGCCATTCGATCGGGGCATTTGAATGGAGAGTTCTTGATGTTCCCACGACCAAAGCATCGGAAGCCGGGATCGAAGTCTTCCCGAATCCGACATCGTCGTTTGTCACCGTTACTCTCAGACAAGCGGCAATCGACCACACGGCCAAACTTCGACTCTTCGACCCCCTTGGAAAGACCATTCGGACCATTGATGTCGCCGCCGGGGCAATGTCAGTGACGTTCGATGTAACCGGACTGTCACGCGGGTCATACTCCATCGCCCTGCTTGGCGCTTATGGCACGCAATCGGCAAGAAGGCAACTGATCGTTCGCTGACCGCCGAGACACCAATCAAGCTGCAGCGATGTTGTTGGTGCGTAAGCATTAAACAGATACTTGGCAACCAGTACCCCATCGAACAAGTCTGTCGGTCCGGGCGGAGAAATCCGGTCGGAGGGGTCGTTACGTAATTTCTCACAGCGGGGAGAACGGGACGACGAAACGCTGCTTGCCAACATCGCAACCGGTGATTCCGAGGCCCTTTCCGCTCTGTACGACAAGTACCAGCGACGAATCTATTCGTTAGTGCTGAAGATCGTACGAAATGAGGACGACGCCGCTGAAGTCATGCAGGACGTGTTCCTGCAGGTATGGGAGAAAGCAGGTCTTTTCGATCAGGAACGCGGCTCGTTCGGTGCATGGCTGACCACACTCGCCCACAATAAGGCCATCAATGTGCTGCGGTCGCGGCGCTACAAGAAGTCTGCACTCGAAGTGCGACAAGATCTGGAAGAGTTGTCAGGTGTTGTCTCTGACGCGACCATCGAACGTCGAACCGCATTGGACGAACAGGTAGAAGCAAGCGATCGGGAGCAGATGCTCTCGTTGCTTGCACAGATCCCCGAGGCCCAGCGGCAGGCACTCACGATGGCGTATTACTCCGGTTACTCACAAACGGAGATCGCCGATGCGCTTGGCGTTCCGCTCGGAACCGTCAAGACCCGCATGCGGCAAGGGATGATCAAATTACGAGATATGCTGACCGGTGGATAACGAGCGTACATATAGCCAAGCTGAACGCGAAGAGATCGAAGCGCTCGCTTCTGCCTACGCACTCGGCGTGCTGACCGAAAGCGAACCGGATTTCGTGCGCTTTCAAGCGCTGCTCGAGGCCGGCGATCCGGTCCTCGTGAATGCTCTGGAGGAATGTTTTGAATCGTCTGTCGCCCTTGCCGACAGCGCCGAACAAGTCGATGCTCCTGCTTCGATCAAGTCAACGCTCCTTGACACCATTTCAAAGGCCGAGAAGCAGGGCACGACCGAACGGATGGTAACGTATGGAAATGATAAGACCCCCGTCCCTGCCAGCATTGTCCGTAAAATTCGCTCGAAGAACCGTACGCTCATCAGCGTGAGTGTGGTCGGTGGTCTGCTCATTTGCACGCTGCTCGCGATGAACGTGATGAAATCGGCGAAGCTCGACCGTTCGGCAGACCTGATGAAGTCGCTATTAAAGCAAACCGATTCGCTGCGGGCAAGTAATCATGAATATGCAGTGAGCGACTCGCTCGTGCGTTGCGTGCTGGGGATGTTGCAGGAAGAGAACGCGCGTCTGGTCACAATGACCACCCCTGCACAGCCGAAGCACCAGCATTTGTTCTTCAGCCCCAAGCAGAAGATGGTCGTCGTCATGCGCGAGGATTTGCCGATACTCGATTCGATGCACTACTACGAAGTGTGGGCCGTCGTCGACCACAAACCGACCCCTGTCGGTAATTTCGTTGTCGACCCGAAGGACAAAGAACCGATGTATACGTTCAAGGCCGATCTTGCATCGGCTGATGCATTCGGGATATCCGTCGAAACCCGTGGTGCAGCCCCGAACCCGCAAAGCCCCATGATCTTTGCGGGCGAGGTTCCCCGATTTGGTCGCAATTGACAACATGACATTGGTGAATACCTTTGAGCATCCTGCATCCACATATCGAAAATCTTTTTGTCGAATTTGCGTTAATACGGACAACACGACTCTATGGCCATGAACGTCGAACAGCTCCGCGAGTTTTGCCTGTCGCTCCCCCATGCGACCGAGGATATTAAATGGGGTAATGATCTGTGTTTTTGTATCGGCGAAAAGATGTTCGCGACCGCAAGCCTGAACCCTGCAAGCGGTTTTTCCTGCTCGTTCAAGTGCTCACCAGAGAAATATTCAAAGCTGATCGAACGCGACGGAATCACGTCGGCGCCGTACACCGGACGATTTGGTTGGGTTTGTGTTCGCAAACGTGCCGCATTGCAAGAAGAAGAACTCAAAGGGTTAATCAAGGAATCGTATAATGCTGTGATGCAGGGATTGCCTGCAAAGGTGCGCAAGGAGCTGAAGGTCCAGGCGTGAAGAGGTCGCGATTACCGGTTGCATGCAGTATCCTCCTTCTTCTGACTGTTACTGACAGCGCTTTCCCCACAGTCCGTCATCTGAAGATTATTCATTGGAATGACTTCCATTCTCAGATAGAGCCTATTACGTCGGCGAAAACAATACGTGGAGGCTTCCTGAATTTCAAGCGTGTTGTGGACTCGCTGCGAGCAGTCGCCGCGAAGTATGGCGATGCATGCCTTGCGCTCGATGCAGGGGATGAATTCCAGGGCACGCTTATCAGCACGATCACCAAAGGACGCGCGTCGTATCGACTCCTGAACTTGATCAAGCCGGACGCCGTGACACTCGGTAATCATGAGTTCGATTATGGCTGGCCGAATCTGCGTACGCTGCTTCGCTCGACGGTTCACTTCCCCGTCACGAATGCAAATATCTCTGACGAAACCGGATCTCCAATCGCCAAGCGATATATCATTAAGCGAGTGCACGGACTTCGGGTCGCGATCATCGGGCTAACGCTGCAATCGCTCGCATCAAGTACACTGCCCAAAAGTATTCTCGGACTTCACATCGAACAGTACGATTCGGTACTGCCCAATATCCTTCGAGAAGTCAAACAACGGTCGCCCGATCTTATTATCCTCCTCACACATATCGGGGTGGAAGCAGATTCCGCTCTTGCTGCCCGATATCCGGAAGTGAATGTAATCGTCGGCGGCCACTCTCATACTCCGTTGCAACATCCGATGCGGGTCGGACGGACCGTGATCGTACAGGCCGGATCGAAAGGACGATGGGTGGGCGAACTCGATCTCGATGTCGATACGGACGGCGACTCCGTTGTGTCATCGAGCGGCAGGTTGATCGATGTATGTCCTGGTGACAATACCGACGCGACGGCAGCCAGGGCCGTCAAAACGCTGCTCACTCTGGTCGATAGTTCGTATTCCGAACAGATCGGGACATTGATACATGACTGGTACAATCGCTACGAGTACAACAGTAATCTTTCGTGCTTCGAAGCATCGGTGTTTCGGGAAGCCCTTGGCAGCGACCTCGGCTGTATCAATCACGGTGGAATCAGGAAGTCTCTGCCAAAAGGACCGATCCTCCTGAAGGATATCTATGAGATCAATCCATTCCAGAATGAACTGATGCGCATCACCATACGAGGCGATCGTTTGCGCGAGGCGCTCGAACACATGCTCAGTGGAGATGCATCCGAGACATGCGACTTCTCGGGGCTTCGCTGCGTATTCGATCGTACCCAGCATGCAATCACGTCGATCATGATCGGTGAAAAAGAGTTGAAGGAAACTGCACAGTACGCGATCGTGACCAACGCGTTCGTCGCGTCGAAACTGAATGCAATCTTTGGTTTGCACCCAACAGACGTGTCGATCGAACCGCTTGGATCGACCGATGCCGATATCATCGCCGCCGAAATCCGTCGTCGCCGTAAGATTGACGGCACTGTCGTCCCTTGGCTGACACAGCGAAACTAACGAGTTCGTCTTCGGCTTGCTTATATTTGAGTTGTAACGCAAGGCGCACATGGCATCGGAAGGATCGTTCTTAAAACGGATGGAGGAATACGGATTCCTCACGCGAATCTACGATCGTCTGCCGGAAGAATTCACCGCAGTATTCGAGATCGCCCGAATTCTCGAAGCCGAGGACTCCGAACTGCGTAAACGGCTCGAACCGGCCTTCCGCCTCCCAACGCTCGATGAAACGCCGGTCAAAGACGCCGTCGATCTCTTTCAACCCGAGGTCGTAACCGGTGAAGAGTACGAAGCCGATTTCATCCGCAATCGTCGTGACATCGCCCGTATCTACTCGTGGCAGTTCATGCTTCCCGACGAGGTGTTCGACCAGCGATTGGCCGAACGTACGCTGTGGATGCCCGTTTCGAAAGCACCGAAAATTTTGCCTATTCAGGAAGTTGGCGATAGTTTTTCGTTCGATAGCCGCAAGCAGAAAGTCTTCGTGCTCTTCGACACCTCCTCCTCGATGCGGGCCCATCATCGCATTCATTTGGCGAAGGCTGTCCTGGTGTATTTCCTCGAACGCAATAAAGAGGATCTTGGGTACGTCAGCCTTCGAACGTTCGACGATCACGTCGGCGATCTTCATACTGCAATCGATGCCGAAAGCTACAATGCGCTTATTCGGCATATCCTGCGCCTGACCCATTTGGGAAACGGCACCGTTCTGCAGAAAGCACTGCTCGCAGCCATCGACGAGATCGAACATACCGAGCATCTTGCCGGCGCCGAGATCCTGATCATCACCGATGGCGCCGTCGCGCTCGACGAACCTCTGATCCGATCGAGGCTGGATGCGAATACGAAGATCCACTGCGTCAAGATCGGACATGCCCAAATATTTGCCTCGGACAAACAGATCGACGACCTCATCGCTGTCGGCAAAGTCGGCAATGCAAAGCTCCTCGCCGATTTGATTTCGCAAGAAGCCGAGCTCAAACGGATGATCGAGCATACGAGCGTCCCCGATAAACGCCATCAGCTCGAATCGACGCTCAAAGGCATTCGCACGACGCTGCAAAACAAGAAACGCGAATTTGCCGAAGAATATAAAGAACTCTATGGCCACGAGCTGCAGCGGCT is part of the Bacteroidota bacterium genome and encodes:
- a CDS encoding DUF2892 domain-containing protein; protein product: MGGFVTFMRSPIGRLVRIALGAYLMYIGFMGTAGTIVGVIGIIPVLAGVVNFCVLAPLFGYTIMGQKRGAAPTK
- a CDS encoding elongation factor G; this translates as MSTAIRNIALVGHATSGKTTLAEGLLFAAGATSRRGKISDGSTVSDYHPDEIARQHSINTCLLSFATDSTKINLLDTPGYADFTGEVRSALHVADTALINVNAVGGVEIGTDLAWDFCTHDENSVIFVVNKLDSPEAHWDDIVEEMKHHFGHEVVVAQFPYKTGASFHQIIDLLKMKMLTFKTDGSGNYTEEDIPADVREKAEQLHKELVEIVAESDDTLMDEFFANDGVLTEEHFSGGIHESLAHRKLFPILCAASEPNIGVKRVLEFIVTNAPAPEDHIADVRGVNPETKQEVSLNTAPKDATTAFIFKTVSEAHLGDLSFFRVYHGTLHHGQDLVNESNGKPERVMQIFSMCGKNRKEVQEVGIGDIAAAVKLKDTHTNNTLSSKSFPVVLTPITFPEPVITNAVRAKNKGDEEKIAIGVHALHEEDPSFLVRQDPELGQTLIEGQGELHLDIAIKRLKERYKIDVDVVEPKIPFRETIRGNADTRYRHRKQSGGAGQFGEVAIKLAPRTRGDGYEFEDAIVGGVISNRFIPAVDKGIHEMLSRGPLAGCPVIDVKVTLYDGKEHPVDSNENAFKTAGRIAFKEAFLQAKPVLLEPVYDIEITVPEEHMGDVLGDISSRRGKVQGMDVRGTFEVIRAQIPLAELHHYATRLRSLTQGKGSHRQKFSHYEEAPRDFADKVITAYAAHRSGEEE
- a CDS encoding NAD(P)-dependent glycerol-3-phosphate dehydrogenase, with amino-acid sequence MNITVIGSGGWGTALAICAAERGHRVTLWSRRSEQAHALAATRTNDAYLPGITIPLQIEITSDPTVLSDAELYILAVPSQSMREVATTLRPHLNANAIFVSASKGIERHTLRRMTEVLADTLALNPSQLVCLSGPSHAEEVARKIPTVLVAASYSHDTARLVQDALVLPYLRVYSSNDVVGVELAGALKNVIAICAGILDGEGYGDNTVAALVTRGLAEMRRLGIALGAEEPTFSGIAGLGDLVVTCLSKHSRNRRVGIALGRGKTLTEILDSMTMVAEGVWTTESAQELASKHNIEMPIVEETYKILFENKDHRQATEELMRRQTKDERW
- a CDS encoding insulinase family protein, producing MNLSDALPQDPTVRTGTLPNGLRYYIRKNIKPEHRMEVRLAVHAGSVLEDEDQQGLAHMCEHMEFNGTDHFPKQDLVNYMESIGMRFGAHVNAYTSFDETVYMLELPTDTLSTAEKGMQVLQDWAGHATLDSVEIDKERGVVHEEWRLGRGAFERVQRTQWPVEYAGSQYAVRLPIGKEDIILHTPQSALLRFYHTWYRPDLMAVIAVGDFDVNWMENQIKSKFGSLQNPPGERERTKFTVPMHDSLRIAVASDSELQFNMFQMSFQRPDQPERTVGEYRAQLVRGLFVSMLNKRLQEMGRKPDAPFIYAAANDGGDLGGITNFSLFCIEKPGMVSQCIKTMLEELVRVKEHGFTASELEREKKELLRSYDKLFQERDKTESEKFADEYVRHFLHQEPFPGIVYENELAKKYVPGMTIAEVNELTKPLIANAGPVMLQSSLRKAGVAIPTESELRTIYTEVQHEQLAAYEDKVSNEPLMAKLPTRGRIVSSKSIPDLGVTIWKLSNGSQVVVKPTDFKNDQVLFSAQVPGGTSLASDTDAVSAEMADNIVDESGVGNFDASTLEKMLAGKVVSLSPSISSLSDGFRGSAAPADLETMFQLLYLYATSPRRDEDACKATINKYGAYLKTQGASPEATFFDSVGVVLTQHHPRTVPMSEERLSKVSLDKALTFYKEQYSNFDGWTFFVVGTVDTTKLKGYIEQYVASLPSSPRTPAWRDLGIRSPKGAVDETVYKGTEPKSFVYLTLSGPFQYNPRNRFVFSEMAQVLEIKLRETLREDMSGVYFVSVQPQPQHYPIEQYQMSIFFSCAPDRVNELIGAVKQKLDTMTMKAPEPTYVAKVKAMAQKEYEVNLKKNDFWLSALRQAYTDHEDPHMILDRANFIKEITGDDIFAAAKTYCSQKNFAKIVLYPEKK